One window of Thalassovita mediterranea genomic DNA carries:
- a CDS encoding MAPEG family protein, translated as MTSIEAAILYAGLFIILFILLKVNVGRVRSAEKIIFGDGANERLQRAQRVQGNAVEDVPVTLIGIMGLGVLSAPVLLIHGLGALFLIGRILHAVGLGGSSGGSPGRMFGTLLTAIVMLVTGVSCLWFALF; from the coding sequence ATGACATCTATCGAAGCCGCCATTCTTTATGCTGGCCTGTTCATCATCCTGTTCATCCTGCTCAAGGTGAATGTCGGCAGGGTGCGTTCAGCCGAGAAGATCATTTTCGGCGACGGCGCGAATGAGCGCCTGCAGCGCGCCCAGCGCGTGCAGGGCAATGCCGTCGAGGATGTGCCGGTCACGCTGATCGGTATTATGGGGCTCGGGGTCCTGTCAGCGCCGGTTTTGCTGATCCACGGGCTTGGCGCGCTATTCCTGATCGGCCGTATCCTGCACGCAGTCGGTCTTGGCGGCTCCAGTGGGGGCAGCCCGGGCCGCATGTTCGGCACGCTGCTGACCGCCATCGTGATGCTAGTCACCGGCGTGAGCTGTCTCTGGTTCGCGCTATTCTAG
- a CDS encoding arsenate reductase yields MTLYGLKNCDTCKKAMSALDADGHDVTLVDIREDADLQEKVPLWLEAVGPDKLVNKRSTTWRGLSTEEKSEVEQGKAKALLIQNPTLIKRPVIETGADIYVGWTSDVQAVF; encoded by the coding sequence CTGACGCTTTATGGCCTGAAGAACTGTGACACCTGCAAGAAAGCGATGTCGGCGCTCGACGCCGACGGCCATGACGTCACGCTGGTCGACATTCGCGAGGACGCCGATCTGCAGGAAAAAGTCCCGCTCTGGCTGGAGGCTGTCGGCCCGGACAAGCTCGTCAACAAGCGCTCGACGACATGGCGCGGCCTCTCCACCGAAGAGAAGTCCGAGGTCGAACAGGGCAAGGCAAAGGCCCTGCTCATCCAGAACCCGACACTGATCAAGCGTCCGGTGATCGAGACCGGCGCCGATATCTATGTCGGCTGGACGAGCGACGTTCAGGCCGTCTTCTAG
- a CDS encoding DUF2164 domain-containing protein, whose product MKKIELSDERRGALVAHLQSLFASSFDENLSDFRAGEILDLMLRTLGPTVYNQAVEDVRVHLQVKLDDLDGEVHIEED is encoded by the coding sequence ATGAAAAAGATAGAGCTTTCTGACGAACGACGCGGCGCCCTTGTCGCGCATCTCCAGTCGCTCTTTGCTTCCAGCTTCGATGAAAATCTGAGTGACTTTCGCGCGGGTGAGATCCTCGACCTCATGCTGCGTACGCTCGGCCCCACTGTCTACAATCAGGCCGTGGAGGATGTCCGTGTACACCTTCAGGTCAAGCTCGATGACCTCGACGGAGAGGTCCATATCGAGGAAGACTGA
- a CDS encoding phosphodiester glycosidase family protein encodes MIIALLAAAVALSACDVALPEESGDYCRSVTFRSLPYTVCTFRADRDDIRLFYADGEAGQYLQFNTLADTLEARGETLVFAMNGGMYHEDRQPVGYLRAEDGDRASVNTNEGPGNFHMKPNGVFWLEDGRAGISVSEAYLEEDRDPEYATQSGPMLVIDGEIHPALNPDGTSRKRRNGVGVSADGRTVHFAISDTLVTFHDFASLFRERLEVPDALFLDGQVSRIYAPAMSRDEQGADMGPIVGVVER; translated from the coding sequence ATGATCATCGCCCTGCTCGCCGCAGCGGTGGCGCTTTCTGCCTGCGATGTCGCCCTGCCAGAAGAAAGCGGCGACTACTGCCGCTCCGTTACCTTCCGCTCACTGCCCTACACTGTCTGCACCTTCCGCGCTGACCGCGACGATATCCGCCTCTTCTATGCCGATGGAGAGGCTGGCCAGTACCTCCAGTTCAACACGCTTGCTGACACGCTGGAAGCGCGCGGCGAAACGCTCGTCTTCGCGATGAATGGCGGCATGTACCACGAAGACCGCCAGCCCGTCGGCTATCTGCGCGCCGAGGATGGCGACCGTGCCAGCGTCAACACGAATGAAGGGCCCGGCAACTTCCATATGAAGCCGAACGGCGTCTTCTGGCTGGAGGATGGGCGCGCCGGGATTTCCGTGTCCGAAGCCTATCTGGAAGAAGATCGCGACCCCGAATACGCCACCCAGTCCGGCCCGATGCTGGTCATCGATGGCGAGATACACCCGGCGCTCAACCCCGACGGCACCTCCCGCAAGCGCCGCAACGGTGTCGGCGTCAGCGCCGATGGACGTACGGTCCACTTTGCCATTTCGGACACGCTCGTCACCTTCCACGACTTTGCGAGCCTCTTCCGTGAGCGGCTCGAAGTCCCGGACGCGCTTTTCCTCGATGGGCAGGTCTCCCGCATCTATGCCCCGGCCATGAGCCGTGATGAGCAGGGCGCCGATATGGGGCCAATCGTCGGTGTGGTGGAAAGATGA